A DNA window from Naumovozyma dairenensis CBS 421 chromosome 10, complete genome contains the following coding sequences:
- the DNF2 gene encoding aminophospholipid-translocating P4-type ATPase DNF2 (similar to Saccharomyces cerevisiae DNF2 (YDR093W) and DNF1 (YER166W); ancestral locus Anc_8.231), which produces MSNSPFDDADDDTARNNIKHNGEKSNDTLSPFDDKFNFEPDSDLNLRDTKPNKEIEEDEHSIIPTPGIGSTNMFEDIKLDDDDDDNYTPNTTTTQQWNKEPKRLRYGTRRKSKKNQFDAHRKKTLKWARKNIHNPFEDHDTTTQQQLDETGIQNRSHEVRSVYHNLPLPDELLDEDGIPIMEYPRNKIRTTKYTPLTFFPKNIYLQFNNFANIYFLILLILGAFQIFGVTNPGLAAVPLIVIVILTAIKDAIEDSRRTILDMEVNNTRTHILTGVENLNVPYDDVSLWRKFKKANTRLLIRFFQFLNERFTATGKETRRIRQLKRQGAKKFSRSMENAPRTSLDSFQSVRMSADYNRPSLDDPRVDNLLTNSNINGVIDHSLPKRTDCKFANDYWKNVKVGDIVRVHNNDEIPADIILLSTSDNDGGCYVETKNLDGESNLKVRQSLNCTSDIRSSRDIVRSRFWVESEGPHANLYTYQGNLKWIDSSDQSMHNEPIGINNLLLRGCTLRNTKWAMGMVIFTGNDTKTMLNSGITPTKKSRISRELNFSVLLNFVLLFFLCLIAGIVNGVYYKKSPRSRDFFEFGTVAGSPALNGFVSFWVAVILYQSLVPISLYISVEIIKTAQAIFIYLDVTLYNEKLDYPCTPKSWNISDDLGQIEYIFSDKTGTLTQNVMEFKKCTINGVSYGRAYTEALAGLRKRQGVDVDTEARIEKKSITRDREEMIDKLRVLSNNSQFYPDEVTFVSKEFVNDLQGNNGDVQMKCCQHFMLALALCHSVLVESNKTDPNKLELKAQSPDEAALVTTARDMGFSFVGKSKKGLLVEIQGTQKEFEILNVLEFNSSRKRMSCIVKIPGKNEMDEPKALLICKGADSVIYSRLARKHGFNDETVLEKTALHLEQYATEGLRTLCIAQREITWSEYEAWNAKYDIAAASLADREKELDDVANLIERDMILLGGTAIEDRLQDGVPDSIALLGEAGIKLWVLTGDKVETAINIGFSCNLLHSDMELLVIKTTGEDVLEYGKDPLEIVNNLILKYLDEKFAMEGSEKELQDAKNDHRPPQGEFAVIIDGDALKLALKGDEMKRRFLLLCKNCKAVLCCRVSPSQKAAVVKLVKDTLDVMTLAIGDGSNDVAMIQSADIGVGIAGEEGRQAVMCSDFAIGQFRYVTKLVLVHGKWCYKRIAEMIPQFFYKNVIFTLALFWYGVHNDFDGSYLFEYTYLMFYNLAFTSLPVIFLGIFDQDVNETISMVVPQLYRSGILRKEWNQYKFLWYMFDGVYQSVICYFFPYLIYYKTDIVTSNGLGLDHRYYVGIIVTGIAVTSCNFYLLMEQYRWDWFTTFFASLSTIVYFGWTGIWTSSIASYEFWKGASRMYGSPSFWAVYFVGFLFCIFPRFTFDCFRKYLYPTDVDVIREMWKRGDFNEYPDRYDPTDPQRVKITNPWNSRNQISDTFLDGSIVGGSNTSEGTVITEEIPMSFLDINKGDDVDKKTSSSRQLTKESPGSFESLTNSDSGNAISGGVNRDSVHLRRSMGSRLKTSLERTRDEMLSSNELDTRFSVDRARVSLDLPALTHAEALIKARQDKP; this is translated from the coding sequence ATGTCGAATTCTCCCTTcgatgatgctgatgatgatactgctagaaataatataaaacaTAATGGAGAAAAAAGCAATGATACATTATCTCCTTTTGACGACAAATTCAATTTCGAACCTGACTCTGATCTAAATTTACGAGATACTAAACCtaacaaagaaatagaagaagacgaaCATTCAATAATACCCACTCCTGGCATCGGAAGTACAAATATGTTTGAAGATATAAAActagatgatgatgatgatgacaatTACACACCcaatactactactacaCAACAATGGAATAAGGAACCAAAACGATTACGATACGGGACACgaagaaaatcaaaaaaaaaccaATTCGATGCTCAcagaaagaaaacattgaaATGGGCTcgaaaaaatatacataaCCCATTTGAAGACCATGATACCACTACACAGCAGCAACTAGATGAAACTGGGATACAAAATAGATCTCATGAAGTAAGATCAGTATACCATAATTTACCACTTcctgatgaattattagatgaagatggGATACCAATAATGGAATATCCTCGAAATAAAATTAGAACTACCAAATATACTCCATTAACTTTCTTCCccaagaatatatatttacaattcaataatttcgctaatatttatttcttaatattattgatctTAGGTGCTTTCCAAATATTCGGTGTCACTAATCCTGGATTGGCTGCGGTCCCATTGATCGTCATTGTCATATTAACTGCGATCAAAGATGCCATTGAAGATTCAAGAAGAACAATATTAGATATGGAAGTTAACAATACAAGGACTCATATTTTAACAGGAGTTGAAAATCTTAATGTTCCATACGATGATGTTTCATTATGgagaaaatttaaaaaggCAAATACAAGACTATTAATTAGattcttccaatttcttAATGAAAGATTTACTGCTACTGGGAAGGAAACGAGAAGAATTAGACAACTGAAAAGACAGGGGGCTAAAAAATTTAGTAGGAGTATGGAAAATGCACCACGTACTTCATTAGATTCTTTCCAAAGTGTTAGAATGTCTGCTGATTATAATAGACCATCATTGGATGATCCCAGAGTAGATAATCTGTTGACAAATAGTAACATCAACGGCGTTATTGATCACAGTTTACCGAAAAGGACTGATTGTAAATTTGCTAATGattattggaaaaatgTTAAAGTCGGCGATATAGTTCGTGttcataataatgatgaaatcCCAGCAGATATTATCTTGCTTTCCACTTCAGATAATGACGGTGGTTGTTATGTAGAGACCAAGAATTTAGATGGGGAAAGTAATTTGAAAGTTCGCCAATCATTGAATTGTACCAGTGATATTAGAAGTTCAAGAGATATTGTAAGATCAAGATTTTGGGTAGAAAGTGAAGGACCTCATGCTAACCTTTATACTTATCAAGGTAATTTGAAATGGATCGATTCTTCAGATCAATCAATGCATAACGAACCAATTGGTATAAATAACCTTTTACTACGTGGCTGTACTTTAAGAAACACTAAATGGGCAATGGGTATGGTTATTTTCACAGGTAATGATACAAAAACGATGTTAAATTCAGGTATAACACcaacaaagaaatcaagaaTCTCTAGagaattaaatttttctgTGTTATTAAACTTTGTATTACTATTTTTCTTATGTTTAATTGCTGGGATTGTTAATGGTgtttattataaaaaatccCCTAGGTCAAGAGACTTTTTCGAATTTGGAACTGTTGCGGGATCACCAGCATTAAATGGGTTTGTATCATTTTGGGTCGCTGttattctttatcaatCATTAGTCCCGATTTCTTTATACATTTCTGtggaaattattaagaCAGCTCAAgccattttcatttatttggatgttactttatataatgaaaaactAGATTATCCATGTACACCCAAGTCATGGAATATCTCAGATGATTTGGGacaaattgaatatatcttttctGATAAGACAGGAACATTAACACAAAACGTCAtggaatttaaaaaatgtaCAATTAATGGAGTATCATATGGTAGAGCCTATACAGAAGCATTAGCTGGATTAAGGAAAAGGCAAGGTGTTGATGTTGACACGGAAgcaagaattgaaaaaaaaagtattaCTCGTGACAGGGAAGAAATGATCGATAAGTTGAGGGtactttcaaataattccCAATTTTATCCTGATGAAGTTACATTTGTCTCTAAGGAATTTGTAAATGATCTACAAGGGAATAATGGCGATGTACAAATGAAATGTTGTCAGCACTTTATGTTGGCATTAGCGTTATGTCATTCTGTTCTTGTTGAATCAAACAAAACAGATCCAAACAAATTAGAATTGAAAGCACAATCTCCAGATGAAGCAGCTCTTGTGACAACAGCGAGAGATATGGGTTTCAGTTTTGTTGGTAAATCTAAGAAAGGATTACTTGTGGAAATACAAGGAACTcaaaaagaatttgaaatattgaacGTCTTGgaatttaattcatcaagGAAAAGAATGAGTTGTATTGTTAAAATACCTGggaaaaatgaaatggaTGAACCAAAGGCATTATTAATTTGTAAAGGTGCAGATTCCGTCATATATTCGAGACTCGCTCGTAAACATGgatttaatgatgaaactgTGCTCGAAAAAACTGCATTGCATTTAGAACAGTATGCTACAGAGGGGTTAAGAACGTTGTGTATTGCACAAAGGGAAATAACTTGGTCCGAATATGAAGCATGGAATGCTAAATATGACATTGCAGCAGCATCACTTGCTGATAGGGAgaaagaattagatgaCGTTGCTAATCTCATTGAACGTGATATGATTTTGTTAGGTGGAACTGCTATTGAAGATAGATTACAAGATGGTGTTCCAGATTCTATTGCTCTCTTGGGAGAGGCCGGTATTAAATTATGGGTTTTGACAGGGGATAAAGTAGAGACAGCTATCAATATTGGATTTTCATGCAATTTATTACATTCAGATATGGAATTACTTGTCATCAAGACTACTGGTGAGGATGTCTTGGAATATGGTAAAGACCCTTTAGAAATTGTTAATAATCTAATCTTGAAATATCTTGATGAGAAATTTGCTATGGAAGGCTCCGAGAAGGAATTGCAAGATGCTAAAAATGATCACAGACCACCTCAGGGAGAATTTGCAGTTATTATCGATGGTGATGCCTTAAAATTGGCCTTAAAGGGTGATGAAATGAAGAGAagattcttattattatgtaaGAATTGTAAAGCAGTTTTATGTTGTAGAGTGTCACCATCACAAAAGGCAGCGGTTGTTAAATTAGTTAAAGATACATTAGATGTTATGACATTAGCTATTGGTGATGGGTCTAATGATGTCGCTATGATTCAATCTGCAGACATTGGTGTTGGTATTGCTGGTGAAGAAGGCCGTCAAGCGGTGATGTGTTCGGATTTTGCCATTGGTCAATTTAGGTATGTAACGAAATTGGTTTTAGTTCATGGTAAATGGTGTTATAAACGGATAGCTGAAATGATCCCACAGTTTTTTTACAAGAATGTTATTTTTACATTAGCATTATTTTGGTATGGTGTTcataatgattttgatgGGTCATATCTATTTGAGTACACATACTTGATGTTTTATAATTTGGCCTTTACTTCATTACCTGTTATTTTCCTTGGTATATTCGATCAGGATGTCAATGAAACTATCTCGATGGTTGTTCCTCAATTATATCGATCAGGAATTTTAAGGAAAGAATGGAATCAATATAAATTTCTATGGTACATGTTTGACGGAGTCTATCAATCAGTGATATGTTATTTTTTCCCCTATTTGATTTACTATAAGACAGACATTGTTACTTCGAATGGGTTAGGATTAGATCACCGTTATTACGTTGGTATTATTGTCACCGGGATTGCGGTTACATCATGTAACTTTTATTTGTTAATGGAACAATACAGATGGGATTGGTTCACTACGTTCTTCGCATCTTTATCTACTATAGTATATTTCGGTTGGACAGGTATATGGACTAGTTCTATTGCCAGTTATGAATTCTGGAAAGGCGCTTCTCGCATGTATGGTAGTCCATCATTTTGGGCTGTGTATTTTGTTGGTTTCttattttgtatttttccCAGATTTACATTTGATTGTTTTAggaaatatttatatcCGACAGATGTTGATGTTATTCGAGAAATGTGGAAACGTGGagatttcaatgaatatCCAGATAGATACGATCCTACCGATCCACAGAGAGTCAAGATTACCAATCCATGGAATTCtagaaatcaaatatcCGATACTTTTTTGGATGGATCCATTGTAGGAGGCTCTAATACTTCTGAAGGCACAGTTATTACAGAAGAGATCCCAATGAGTTTCTTAGATATTAACAAAGGCGATGACGTGGACAAGAAAACTAGTAGTAGTAGACAGTTGACTAAGGAATCACCCGGTAGTTTTGAGTCTCTAACTAATAGTGATAGCGGCAACGCTATCAGTGGTGGTGTTAATAGAGACAGTGTACATCTCAGAAGGTCCATGGGATCCAGATTAAAAACATCATTAGAGCGTACAAGGGATGAAATGTTATCATCTAATGAGTTAGATACGAGATTCTCAGTCGATCGTGCTCGTGTTTCGTTAGATTTACCAGCATTGACGCATGCAGAAGCACTGATCAAAGCCAGACAAGATAAGCCCTGA
- the UBC13 gene encoding E2 ubiquitin-conjugating protein UBC13 (similar to Saccharomyces cerevisiae UBC13 (YDR092W); ancestral locus Anc_8.230), whose amino-acid sequence MASLPKRIIKETERLISDPVPGITAEPHDDNLRYFNVTVEGPTQSPYENGIFKLELYLPDDYPMEAPKVRFLTKIYHPNIDRLGRICLDVLKTNWSPALQIRTVLLSIQALLASPNPNDPLANDVAEDWIKNEEAAKAKAREWTQLYAKKVDDN is encoded by the exons ATGGCCTCATTACCAAAAAGAATTATAAAA GAAACCGAACGTTTGATAAGTGATCCAGTCCCTGGAATTACCGCTGAACCGCACGATGATAATCTACGTTATTTCAATGTTACTGTTGAAGGTCCAACACAATCACCATACGAAAATGGTATTTTCAAACTAGAATTATATTTACCAGATGATTACCCCATGGAAGCACCCAAAGTTCGTTTCTTAACAAAGATTTATCACCCAAACATTGATAGATTGGGACGTATATGTCTTGATGTGTTGAAAACGAATTGGTCTCCTGCTTTACAAATTAGAACGGTACTACTTTCCATCCAAGCGCTTTTGGCAAGTCCCAATCCTAATGATCCCTTAGCGAATGATGTCGCTGAGGATTGGATCAAGAATGAAGAAGCTGCCAAGGCAAAGGCTCGAGAATGGACCCAACTGTATGCGAAGAAAGTCGACGacaattga
- the MSH6 gene encoding mismatch repair ATPase MSH6 (similar to Saccharomyces cerevisiae MSH6 (YDR097C); ancestral locus Anc_8.235), with product MPPRTPVSSRVASQPKDSQNSSQKKMKQSSVLSFFSKATTTASPTSNKNKILSQPSKSISAKALKSNQNKVPIKDEISIGDLDDDDDDMNSDNHTPVTIDVKDPLPSSKGPNRPTSSQSVHNVATMSTPQDLNITAMDTSIDDEPLTLIGSKRARQNKRNISYAEDSNDDDDDDDISLSTRKKKRILPKDEDSDNDAEFIPDKTVLEQLSSDNDDEPLNHDLENFESSDDDDILALSETKKKLKPSTSSSSSSFLMKKKPSFKIQPNKKRTVTPPTQSKSNKFNKTNEERYQWLVDERDAQRRPPTDPEYDPRSLYIPSAAWNKFTPFEKQYWEIKSTMWDCIVFFKKGKFFELYEKDALLANSLFDWKIAGGGRANMQLAGIPEMSFGYWASQFIQLGYKVAKVDQRESMLAKEMREGSKGIVKRELECVLTSGTLTDGDMLHSDLATFCFAIREEPKTFYKSNEVRIEEEDNDTIQGLPKRLFGVAFIDTATGELQMLEFEDDDECTKLDTIMSQVKPKEIIMEKNNLSSLANKIVKFNAAPHAIFNNIKPTTEFYDFERTYDELNAGNYFEDESKWPSILREYYDSGKKIGFSAFGGLLYYLKWLKLDQNLLTIGNIKEYNPIESQHSLILDGITLQNLEIFSNSFDGTDKGTLFKLFDRAITPMGKRMIKKWLMHPLLHRCDIEKRLDSVDSLMNDSSLRNFLESTFSKFPDLERMLARIHSGTIKLKDFVKVIEAFEEIVQLQESIKEYDLKGALSIYFQQIPNTLSKAVSEWTDAFDRMKAVEEDIIIPESGIEPDFDKSLSDIRQLENELQDLLQDYRRTFKCATIQYKDSGKEIYTIEVPVAATKRIPPNWVQMAANKSTKRYYSDEVRALARSMAEARELHKVLEDDLKSRLCKRFDVHYDTSWMATIQVLSNIDCLLSLTRTSESLGMPFCRPIFKDEVDSTMGTKLNGYLKFKSLRHPCFNLGTSNDKDFIPNDVELGKDEPQLGLLTGANAAGKSTVLRMTCVAVIMAQMGCYVPCEYAELTPVDRIMTRLGANDNIMQGKSTFFVELSETKKILDLATNRSLLVLDELGRGGSSSDGFAIAESVLHHVATHIQSLGFFATHYGTLGLGFKGHPQVRPMKMSILVDDDTRNVTFLYKLVDGQSEGSFGMHVASMCGIPKEIVDNAQDAADNLEHTSKLIKERKLLNDGLNGDIVTIPLGLQSDFVRLVHGDGLTNSKKGTGESVLNYDWNVKRNVLQTLFTFIDNLDD from the coding sequence ATGCCTCCAAGAACACCAGTATCATCAAGGGTAGCATCGCAACCAAAAGATTCTCAGAACTCTtctcaaaagaaaatgaaacagAGTTCtgttttatcttttttctCAAAGGCTACTACTACTGCTTCTCCAACATcgaacaagaacaaaatattatcacaACCATCTAAAAGTATTTCTGCTAAAGCACTAAAATCTAATCAAAACAAAGTACCTataaaagatgaaataaGTATTGGTGATCtagatgatgacgatgatgatatgaACAGTGATAATCATACACCTGTTACAATAGATGTCAAAGATCCTCTGCCATCCAGTAAGGGTCCTAACCGGCCCACGTCTTCACAATCTGTTCATAACGTAGCTACTATGTCCACTCCGCAAGATCTAAATATAACAGCAATGGATACCTCTATCGATGATGAGCCGTTGACATTAATTGGATCTAAGAGAGCAAGACAAAATAAAAGGAATATAAGTTATGCAGAAGATTCTAATGACGACgacgacgatgatgatatcaGTCTATCTACtaggaagaagaagagaatcCTACCCAAAGATGAAGATTCAGACAACGATGCTGAATTCATTCCGGATAAAACCGTGCTGGAACAATTAAGTtcagataatgatgacgaaCCATTAAACCATGATCTTGAGAATTTTGAATCAAgtgacgatgatgatatcCTCGCATTAAGTGAAACTAAAAAGAAACTCAAAccatcaacatcatcatcatcatcatcatttctaatgaaaaagaaaccatctttcaaaattcaaccaaataagaaaagaacGGTAACGCCCCCCACTCAATcgaaatcaaataaattcaacaaGACCAATGAAGAAAGGTATCAATGGTTGGTTGATGAACGTGACGCACAACGCCGTCCTCCAACAGACCCAGAGTATGATCCAAGATCATTATATATCCCCTCAGCAGCATGGAACAAATTCACTccatttgaaaaacaatattGGGAAATTAAATCCACCATGTGGGATTGTATTGTGTTCTTCAAGAAGGGGAAATTCTTTGAACTATATGAAAAGGATGCTTTACTGGCTAATTCGTTATTCGATTGGAAAATTGCAGGTGGTGGTAGAGCTAATATGCAATTGGCTGGAATTCCGGAAATGTCGTTTGGTTACTGGGCTTCacaattcattcaattggGTTATAAAGTTGCCAAAGTGGATCAAAGAGAGTCTATGTTGGCTAAGGAAATGAGAGAAGGTTCAAAAGGTATAGTGAAGAGAGAACTGGAATGTGTGTTAACTTCAGGTACTTTAACGGATGGTGATATGTTACATTCCGATTTAGCTACGTTTTGTTTCGCCATTAGAGAAGAACCTAAAACTTTCTACAAGAGTAATGAAGTGCGGatcgaagaagaagataatgataccATTCAAGGACTACCAAAGAGGTTATTTGGAGTTGCCTTTATTGATACAGCTACAGGTGAATTGCAAATGTTAGAATtcgaagatgatgatgaatgtACAAAATTAGATACTATCATGTCTCAAGTGAAACCAAAAGAAATCATcatggaaaaaaataatttgtCAAGTTTGGCAAATAAAATTGTCAAATTTAATGCAGCACCACATGCGATTTTCAATAACATTAAACCAACCACTGAATtttatgattttgaaagaacTTACGATGAATTAAATGCAGGGAACTATTTCGAAGATGAATCTAAATGGCCATCAATTTTGAGAGAATACTATGACAGTGGGAAGAAAATCGGGTTTAGTGCATTTGGTggattattatattatttgaaatggTTAAAACTGGATCAAAATCTACTGACTATTGGgaatattaaagaatataatcCAATTGAATCACAACATTCATTGATTCTTGATGGTATCACGTTACAAAACTTGGAAATATTTAGTAATTCATTTGACGGTACTGATAAGGGAactttattcaaattgtttGATAGAGCGATAACGCCAATGGGGAAGagaatgataaagaaatggTTAATGCATCCATTATTACATAGGTGTGATATCGAGAAAAGATTAGATAGTGTAGATTCCTTAATGAATGATTCAAGTTTAAGAAATTTCTTAGAATCAACATTTTCGAAATTCCCGGATTTGGAAAGAATGCTAGCACGTATTCATTCTGGGACTATCAAACTAAAGGATTTTGTTAAAGTTATTGAAgcatttgaagaaattgttcAACTCCAAGAATCGATAAAAGAATACGATTTGAAAGGTGCactttcaatatatttccAACAAATACCCAATACACTTTCAAAGGCAGTATCCGAATGGACGGATGCATTCGATAGAATGAAAGCTGTAGAGgaagatataataatacctGAAAGTGGGATCGAACCTGACTTTGATAAATCATTGAGCGATATTCGACAACTAGAAAACgaattacaagatttaTTACAAGATTATAGGAGAACTTTCAAATGTGCTACTATTCAATATAAAGATTCTGGGAAggaaatatatactattgAGGTACCTGTTGCTGCAACAAAGAGAATCCCACCTAATTGGGTTCAAATGGCAGCAAATAAATCCACTAAGAGATATTATTCAGATGAAGTAAGGGCATTAGCAAGGTCTATGGCCGAGGCAAGAGAATTACACAAAGTTCTGGAAGATGATTTAAAGAGTCGATTATGTAAAAGGTTTGATGTTCATTATGATACCAGTTGGATGGCAACGATTCAAGTCCTTTCAAATATTGattgtttattatcattaaccAGAACTTCAGAATCGTTAGGAATGCCATTTTGTCGTCCTATTTTCAAGGATGAAGTTGACAGCACAATGGGTACCAAGTTAAATGGTTACTTGAAGTTCAAATCATTAAGACATCCCTGTTTTAACTTAGGAACATCAAATGATAAGGATTTCATCCCCAATGATGTAGAGTTAGGTAAAGATGAACCGCAATTAGGGTTATTAACAGGTGCCAATGCTGCAGGAAAATCCACAGTCTTAAGAATGACATGTGTTGCAGTGATAATGGCACAAATGGGTTGCTATGTTCCATGTGAGTATGCTGAGCTAACACCAGTGGATAGAATCATGACAAGATTAGGAGCTAATGACAATATAATGCAAGGTAAATCAACATTCTTCGTTGAACTATCAGAGACTAAGAAGATTCTTGACTTGGCTACAAACCGTTCATTGTTAGTGTTAGATGAATTAGGTAGAGGTGGTTCTTCTAGTGATGGTTTTGCCATTGCGGAGAGTGTTTTACATCATGTTGCTACACATATTCAAAGTTTAGGATTTTTTGCTACACATTACGGTACATTGGGACTAGGTTTCAAAGGACATCCACAGGTTAGACCGATGAAGATGAGTATCcttgttgatgatgatactaGGAATGTTACATTTTTGTATAAATTAGTTGATGGCCAGAGCGAAGGTTCATTTGGTATGCATGTTGCGTCTATGTGTGGAATCCCCAAGgaaattgttgataatgCACAAGATGCAGCTGATAATTTGGAACATACATCGAAACTAATTAAAGAACGTAAATTGTTGAATGATGGACTAAATGGTGATATAGTTACGATCCCATTAGGATTACAAAGTGATTTTGTGAGGCTTGTTCATGGAGATGGATTAACGAACAGTAAGAAAGGTACAGGTGAGTCTGTATTGAATTATGATTGGAACGTTAAACGTAATGTTCTTCAAACGCTTTTCACATTCATTGATAACTTGGATGATTGA